Within the Bradyrhizobium cosmicum genome, the region ATCGGCGGCGGCTGCCTGCTCATGCTGACGCTTCTGATGCTGTGCGAGGTCGCAACCCGCTTCCTTTCGAACTTCCTGTCGTTCTTCCCGCCGACGATCTCGATCGCCTGGGAATATTCCTCCTACCTGATGGCGGCGTCTTTCACCTTCGGCGCCGCCATGACGCTGCGCGTCGGCGGCCACATCCGCGTTGTGCTGCTCCTGAAGAACGTTCCACCGCCGTTTCAGCGCGCGCTCGAGATCCTCTCGGCCGCGGCCGGCTTCGCCTTCATGGCCTTCCTGACCTCGTCGATGGGAAAATTCGCCTGGAGCGCCTTCGTGCGTGGTCAGGTCTCGACCTCGAGCGATACGCCACTGTGGTTTCCGCAAGCCGTCGTGACATTCGGCATGCTGCTGCTGACCTTGCAGTTCCTCGCGCGCGCGATCCAGGCCGTGCTCGGCCTGCCGCTGGAGGATCACCGCATGAAAGCCTCGCCCGTCGAATGAACGCCTTTCTCGCTCCCGGATTCAAGATCGCATGACCATCGAAGTCGTCGCCCTGTTCGCGATTCTGTTTGCGCTGCTGGCCTGCGGTGTATGGATCGGCCTCACTCTCGCGCTCACCGCGACGCTGCTGCTCGCGATGTTCCGCTCGATCCCACTCGACAAGCTGCTGCCGCAATACGCCTGGAACATCCTGACCACGCAGGAGTTGCTGGCGCTGCCGCTGTTCATCCTGATGGGCGAGCTGTTGTTTCGCACCAAGCTGTCGCGTTCGCTGTTCCAGGGACTGGCGCCCTGGGCGGGCCTGCTGCCCGGCCGCCTGCTCCATGTGAACGTGATCGGCTGCACCATCTTCGCGGCGATCTCGGGCTCGTCGGCTGCGACCACGCAGGTGATCGGGCGCATGTCGCTCAACGAGCTCACGCGCCGCGGCTATTCCCGCGATATCGCGATCGGCTCGCTCGCCGGCGCCGGCACGCTCGGCTTCCTGATCCCGCCTTCCAACATCATGATCATCTACGGCGTGCTCGGCGACGTCTCGATCCTGAAACTGTTCACGGCCGGCGTCCTGCCGGGCCTGTTGCTGGCCGGCACCTTCATGGGCTGGGTGATGCTGCACACCACGCTCAAGCCGTCCATGGTGCCGGAGGCGGAGGCGAAGCTGTCGCAGGTGCCGTGGGGCGAACGTTTCGCCGCGCTCAAGGACCTCGCGCCGGCGCTGTTCCTGATCGCCTGCGTGCTCGGCTCGATGTATGGCGGGCTCGCAACGCCTTCGGAGGCCGCGGCTGTCGGCGTGCTCGGCGCGGCGCTGGTGGCCTGGGCTCAAGGCTCGATGTCGCAGCAGGTTATGCGCGACGTGCTGATCGGCTCCGTCGTCACCTGCTCGATGATCGCGCTGATCGTGCTTGGCGCCTCGATTCTCGGCAATGCCGCAGCGTTCCTTGGCATCCCTCAGGCGGTGGCCGCCTTCGTCAAGGGGCTCGGCCTGTCGCCCTTCATGCTGATCGTCGTGCTGATCATCTTCTACCTGATCCTCGGCTGCTTCCTCGACGGCTTCTCGATGATCGTGATGACCCTGCCGATCGTGCTGCCGATCGTGAAGGGCGCGGGCTTCGACGAGATCTGGTTCGGCATCTTCCTGGTGCTTGCGGTCGAGATGGCGCAGA harbors:
- a CDS encoding TRAP transporter small permease subunit — protein: MVSVSSAAPQSLNSAAPAPLRILLDGIDRLGRLDGWIGGGCLLMLTLLMLCEVATRFLSNFLSFFPPTISIAWEYSSYLMAASFTFGAAMTLRVGGHIRVVLLLKNVPPPFQRALEILSAAAGFAFMAFLTSSMGKFAWSAFVRGQVSTSSDTPLWFPQAVVTFGMLLLTLQFLARAIQAVLGLPLEDHRMKASPVE
- a CDS encoding TRAP transporter large permease, with amino-acid sequence MTIEVVALFAILFALLACGVWIGLTLALTATLLLAMFRSIPLDKLLPQYAWNILTTQELLALPLFILMGELLFRTKLSRSLFQGLAPWAGLLPGRLLHVNVIGCTIFAAISGSSAATTQVIGRMSLNELTRRGYSRDIAIGSLAGAGTLGFLIPPSNIMIIYGVLGDVSILKLFTAGVLPGLLLAGTFMGWVMLHTTLKPSMVPEAEAKLSQVPWGERFAALKDLAPALFLIACVLGSMYGGLATPSEAAAVGVLGAALVAWAQGSMSQQVMRDVLIGSVVTCSMIALIVLGASILGNAAAFLGIPQAVAAFVKGLGLSPFMLIVVLIIFYLILGCFLDGFSMIVMTLPIVLPIVKGAGFDEIWFGIFLVLAVEMAQITPPVGFNLFVIQGLTDDGLGYIARVTMPYLIIMIGFVLLLTLWPGIVTILPRLLYG